One window of Trifolium pratense cultivar HEN17-A07 linkage group LG5, ARS_RC_1.1, whole genome shotgun sequence genomic DNA carries:
- the LOC123886453 gene encoding uncharacterized protein LOC123886453, with the protein MEFTHRFTPLDRLRCNSLDWSIKVRVVRMWKVRRCLKTHDIYEIELILLDKEGKKIQATVPAEFVDRFANILFEDGVYMIEYFHSLAIPHYALKLFSFQKMRNFTNGLNYLVDVMGVVIDVFCHPADGMSGGMDCGVRVILADMCGKFECFLSGRNAYELERMLNGCTRDLPILVLLFVRIVAKNGFVFIECIDDVSKVLLNPPYVEVDQFKNDMGYKCCSVPLVKKEYYSGSKSCKELEFTRLYPHKTVHELIHTFQDGLFVLCGKIVGLFKVDQWFYPVCHCGAFLNIGRGSYYCVHCHLTVFSSTSKCSLQIGIQDGTSGVLLPMSENLLEGIESIRDNGSSFALSDYGEKILADKLVLMIVKKSIRVDELSDHVVEVLRITDDIDVIKTLQFDGKYAFSNQVIFEGPTLGFGCDGGTGIVSFGQEFVGHGKGALIEDVVQVVSRKEINKSKAVDNAIIMGGISTESSSSTMRF; encoded by the exons ATGGAATTTACTCATCGGTTCACTCCTTTGGATCGTCTTCGTTGTAATAGTTTAGATTGGTCCATTAAGGTTAGGGTGGTGAGAATGTGGAAAGTTAGACGTTGTTTGAAAACACATGATATTTATGAGATTGAGCTTATTTTACTTGACAAAGAG GGTAAAAAGATTCAAGCAACTGTTCCTGCTGAATTTGTTGATCGTTTTGCTAATATTTTATTCGAAGATGGTGTATACATGATTGAATAttttcat AGTTTGGCCATTCCTCATTATGCTCTCAAGTTGTTTTCTTTCCAAAAGATGCGGAACTTTACAAATGGTTTGAATTATTTAGTTG ATGTTATGGGTGTTGTCATTGATGTATTTTGCCATCCAGCTGATGGAATGAGTGGTGGAATGGATTGTGGTGTGAGAGTTATATTAGCTGATATGTG TGGAAAGTTTGAGTGTTTTCTATCTGGTCGTAATGCTTATGAGTTGGAGAGGATGTTGAATGGATGTACCAGGGATTTGCCTATTTTAGTACTGCTTTTTGTCAGGATTGTTGCCAAAAATG GTTTTGTGTTTATTGAATGTATTGATGATGTTAGCAAAGTTTTATTGAATCCTCCTTATGTGGAAGTGGATCAGTTTAAGAATGA TATGGGATATAAGTGTTGTTCCGTTCCTTTGGTTAAGAAAGAATACTATTCAGGTTCCAAATCATGTAAAGAGCTGGAGTTTACTCGGCTCTATCCACATAAAACTGTGCATGAACTGATTCACACATTTCAGGATGGATTGTTTGTTCTCTGTGGCAAAATTGTTGGTCTTTTCAAAGTTGATCAGTGGTTCTATCCGGTTTGTCACTGTGGAGCTTTTTTAAATATTGGACGTGGTTCTTATTATTGTGTTCATTGCCATCTTACTGTCTTCAGCTCTACATCAAA GTGTTCTCTTCAAATTGGCATTCAGGATGGAACATCTGGAGTATTGTTGCCAATGTCTGAGAATTTGCTTGAAGGAATTGAATCCATTCGTGACAAT GGATCTTCCTTTGCTTTGAGTGACTATGGTGAAAAAATACTGGCTGATAAGTTAGTCTTAATGATTGTGAAGAAATCTATTAGAGTTGATGAGCTGTCTGATCATGTTGTTGAGGTTCTTCGTATCACAGATGATATTGATGTTATCAAAACCCTTCAATTTGATGGCAAATATGCGTTTTCAAACCAG gtAATTTTTGAAGGGCCTACTCTTGGATTTGGTTGTGATGGGGGAACTGGAATAGTATCATTTGGCCAAGAGTTTGTTGGTCATGGAAAGGGTGCTTTGATTGAGGATGTTGTTCAAGTTGTGTCTCGcaaggaaataaataaatccaaagCTGTTGACAATGCTATAATTATGGGTGGAATAAGCACAGAAAGTTCTTCTTCTACTATGCGTTTTTAG